TAGAGTATTAGCTTCATTATCAAGCTTTTATCACCTTTACTAACTGTTTAATgcttgattgaaataattagttATATATAGTGGGGAACGAAAGAATTTTTGTGctatttagatttagatttttaatGCAGTTTCATTCATTTTTGTCAAATTGATGACATTTTCTAGATATTgggatgtctgccctatgtatattcaagaaatattgagaaaatgatataataaaataataatgaaacacaatattttattaaaataatgattaatgTAGACagcttacaaaaaaattgaaacaggACCCCCCTAGGAATTCGAATCGGAAATAAgcaaagaatttttatttaacaaacatttgtaaaactattaaaaaatcgTCTAAAATAGAATGGTTCCCATATTGAACATAACATCTTCGATCAATTGGAGTTGAAACGTAGGTTATTCATCTACGTAATCATTTGCAAACTACTTTACACAATATTTTAACTACATCAAAAATAAGTTCATGGGATAAAtccaatttcatttaatttcgtcACAACAAATACAATTGTGAAAGATTTATTAGATATAAAggaacaaaattgaaattagcTAATAGTCCCTTCAAATTTGagaatgaaatatacaaaaattgatggTTTAGCTATGGGAGCatccaaataattttgtaataaaacatctTAGAAGCATAATAAATATCATTAGACAACTCTTTTCTGTTATATAAATGACTCTGTTACTGCTATACCAAAAGAATCCAAATATCCAATTATTACCATGAAATAGATAATCTGgaatgaacaaaataattttttgatgtcacagtatacaaaatcaacaaaaacaaaaagcagtATTGTATACAAAATGAACTATTTAACTAAGTAATCTGAGTTTATATGATGGAAAAGCAGAACTGTATTAGGAGTAAAATCGATTAATAACATGTATGAGGTTCCTTGTAATGATTGTGTTGCTGTTAACATTGGACAGACATCGCaatgtttagaaaatataataagaagttataaaaacgataaaactgctttaaaataaaaaaaaactattaataataacaagGTCATGAATAATTCTAACAAAgtttcaatttctatttatgaATCTTATTAgaacacaaaaaaaaagaaatttcgaCGAATATCTTTAAATTATTAAGTGATTAATTTATATGTTAGGGTTGTCAATCTGAAGTTATATGTTTGTGAAGGTCAAgcaccaaaatattttataaaatatttatttaagaaaatattatacgATGTGTTTCCTTGATTTCTAAAAACGAGTATATAACGAACATTTCAACACTTCGCAAAATACGAAATGAGAATCACTTcaacattttaataaacttataaatgttttgtttttcaaatagttaGCGTGTTTTAAACATcatcacaaaattatttatggTACAACCACAAGCATCATCcattctaaaaatattatttttatctattttcaaaactaaattgTTTACCAACGAATATTTACGCGTAGATGGTACTATCtcccatttttttatcatttacacTGTATTCTAATCatcaacaataaattattaaatattcaaggTTAAGTCAACGTTATGTTTTCAAGTCAACTCGTTGAAAATTAAGCTGCATATTTACGTTGAAAGTGTTGTTCAATTCACTCACTATTTacataatattatcaaaaaaatgagtaacTATTGGATAGAAGGcaatattattaaaacacaGGATGTTAATTTTTCCGCCGATCACTTGGGTGGAATaggaaatgtattttttcaacgAATGAAACAGAATGGATCCAAAGTTGCGCAGGTAAGTATTAAGTATTTAATTAAAGTGAAAGTAATTCTGGATAAGCAagaaattcatcattttttatcattataataaCGAGTCCCTGGTAATTCatcaaattaacatttttaccCTTATAAACGATAGACCAATCTCCGCGTAAGATCCTCTATAAATAACGATCTCTAAGTGTTGAAGAAGCCCCCCAGTGATACActattttttgtctttatctgAAAGAAACCAAATGTTCTAATGTTTACaatatttcattagtttttttatgGGAAAACACCCATATTAAGGTAAGCGGAAGGTAGTACTGACCTAATTCATGAAAGCTTGATTCAAATTAATAAGGACTGGAAAGTGGAGTCACTTTCTTAGATTGAATTCAAAcgaatacattattttcattttttataagtacCACAACATTTTGCCATCTAGTGTGTAAATTTTCTACCCCAGATCGATAAAAATCAATCGGTTTTTGTGTACTATATCTCGAGAATATGCCTTCTTGAGATGGAAATCCGGCTTCGCGTTACTTCGAGAGAGACTACTAAGAGCGAGATACAGTGATCAAAAAACGGTTCTGTATATTGCTATACTTTGCATGTGATGGATCTGTTGGCTTTGTTCTATTCGAACAGATTATGGAGAACCTAAGCCTTTGCTCTGCTTACTTTCTCAATCTGTTGcaaatgtttttggatgatcGATCAAAGCTGGTTAATGGAGTTTGAGAGTTTCTCTATTCCCGATCAATTTGCTTGCCATTTCACCCAAAATTCACAAATCACAATAACCTTAAAATGCATTTGATATGTCTTCGAATTACGCATCGCAGTAACGAGATCACTTTCCGCTCCATACAAGTGGTAATTTTCTTCTCAACATTCAGTTTTGTTTTCTAAAACCTTTTTCTCTTTGTACAATCATAATAACTTCTATCAGTGAAGATTATAGCAAATAAGTTTCaaatgtaacataaaatttCAGAACTGACctataattttcttctttgCTCAGATTCGTTCCCATAAACTAAATTTTCACTTACAGTAAACGGCACACGATATCTCAAATAATCTGATGTAAcgagtttttctaatttttgtacgttttttcatctgtttttgaaATCGAAAGACTGTTGCTCGTCCTCAAATTATTCCTTTTCCCTTTTAAATCAAACATATCACTTCTAAATATTCTAAAGTTACTTCTTTATCACCATTGACAAATTTCAGCATTTCGTGTACTCTTcagaaattttttgtcaatttgcAACACAAAATAAATGTTAACTAACTTAGTTGCTGCTATAATGAGATATTTACCGTTGttgttaacaaaaaattcttttataagCTATAATATTGtcaatctttcaaaataaattaatctcATGTAATTTGCGCTCCTATTAAATTTGCTTCTACCATTACCGTTTTAGATATACGCACCAACGGGAGAGAAAGACACTTTTGATTCGCTTCTTCAAAGATGTATAAGAACAGCCATTGTTTTACAGAAAAAAGGAATAAAGAAAGGAGACATAGTCACAGGATGCTCAGATAACCATCTGGATGCATGCGTTCCGATAATTGCTTCTCACATGATCGGAGCCATTCCTTGTTCTCTTGATCCAACTTTATCTAACATTGAACTTGAGAAATTAATTTCGGATGTAAAgccgaaaattatttttacagtaCAAAGTACTTTGAAAGAAATCAgatattttacgaaaaaattggaattgaaaaCTGAAATAGTAGTTTTCGGTCCTACGGAGGAATTCACAGCATTCTCTGAGTTTATAGAACCGCAAGAAGAAGAACATGAGTTCAAACCTATATTTATCAAAGATCCCATGGAAACTGCCGCTATATATTTCAGTAGCGGTACTTCCGGCTTCCCTAAAGGTATATGTTTGaatcattattactattttcatcaTTCGCCGCTAGTTCCGCCAGCTCAAAATAATGATGTGGATAAACTGAGacaaatatatgaaatgaacataaaaaaatctggTACTAGTTTCTTAACATATGGGTCTCTATATTGGAATTCTTCTGGTGCGGGATTATTTTTGTCTGCTATTACTGGAGTTACTAGACTTTTGTGCAGCACTTTCGACGCTAAGGAATTTTGGTACTTGGTTGACAAATATAGAGTAAGTACAACTtataaaccatatttttacgaaatatattttggtttttgtctCTTAACGAAGGGAacttaacaaattatttatattgacaGGTCTCAGGGGTATTCTTAACCCCTTTTCAAGTAACAGAACTGGTGAAATGCGGTAAACCCGAAGACGCTAGCTGTGATACATTAGTCAGAATCTCAACAGGAGGTGCGgctttatccaaaaaatatattttcgctTTGCAGGAAATACTTCCGGAAACCGATATAGTACCGACGTACGGACAAACGGAAATAGGTGTTCTAACTAGTTTTCAACTTCATAATAAAACCCAAAGAGAATTGTATAAAAGCAATCCTGATATTGTTGGATTGCCGATGAGAGGAATTTGGTACAAAGtgagtaaaaaaattcatcaattaatTTTGGAATTCGCCGTTATTGTCCTATTTCATTCCAGTCCTCTACTCTCAGGTCTCTATTTATTATCGCACGTGCAATGCATGAGGTCATCATCTCTCTGGAGATTCCCAATCCAGTATTTGCTTGAGCCTCCAGTGCTCTGACATTCTTTGTGACCATACCATACCAAGCGTTCTGTTTTCTACTCCACTTGTTACTTCATTTCTGTGGTTCTTGTGACTTTTAGACACGTTCTCATATAATTAAATTCGACTGTCCTGATCTCGTTTCTTATTAGTCAGTATTGTTCCATAGCAAACCTATGTGTGACAGGTTTTCCTCGTGCTCTATGTCTTTTAGACATGTTTGAACTCGGTATTGGTTAATCCTTAATACATAAAAGTTAATAGTTTTTTCCCCAAAACTAAATCTGCATTCTGGATATTTATTTCACGTCCCCATAATTCGTATTATTCTTTAGCTTTGGTGTTATATacccaattttttctttttcctttgcaataaaaatttgatgaaaaatagtGAACGCAGTACATTCTTTTACATTTCTTGTTTCATTTCTGTAAGACCTGCTCAATGTATATATTGAAAGATGTGGGTAATAAGCCGCATACTTATTTTAGTCCTTTTCATAATTGTGTCCTTGGCACAATATATTGAAGCttatcattttccaaaatttgctgcAACCTTCaatatattggtttttattCTAACTAGCCTTGATATTCCTGGATTTGTTGTTTGTGTGACCTGTCTCCTAATAAATACATGGATCTACTTTCTTTGGAATCCTAAttattattggtttttatttttgtaacaaagAGTCTTACGATTTAGAAAATGATGACTCTAATTCCTCTAATTATTGATTGATACATTATTTCTTTCAGTATATGTTGGATTCTAAAAGCAAATAACTTCCTAAGTTCACCCGATAACCCCGACCGTTAATTAgtgttcaaaatatattttttagcttCACTTATTAAACCATATCGATAAATTCCGCTCTAGTAaacagaaaacaaacaaatacaaTTAGTCAAACACTTTTTTGATGATTAATTTATTCAGgtgtgaaaataatattgttgacGGAAAGATCTGCTTCATACGTTGATTGCGTGAGGAATTACGagttcaattaatttaatttggtcATTGTTTTCATCATTAGTTTTTCATATATCAAATAATCGGTAGAAAATAAATCAGGTATATCCCAAATGCAGAATCCACAACCTTTGCTAAAAGTTTTTTGTTCGTCTTTAACATGACTAGCATTTTGATGATACGTAGTGATGAATCCAAGCTTCTTTGATCATATTTGAATGCAATaaatcatttctattttatctAAGCAGTTCCAAACTACGTTCTGAATCAGACATGCAGCTTTTTCACGGTCGTATGCTAATTTGAAATGAGCTTTTCCTTCACAATTTTCATGACTATTTTATACTGTTTAATGTTTGTAGAATTACCATATTAATACGCTCAAATGTTCTTCAAATAGTAATTTTTCTGTTACAAAACAAAGCTTCGTCAACacacaaaattgatttttcttctttgtttaaaaaaactggaaaattgttttttacaaaatgtatCGGATGAATTATTGATGTGAATGAGTTCAAAATTTTACAGATAACGTTTGAAATATGGTACTTTGAAGGGAAAGTATAAgaaatatgatgaaatatatCCGACAGACTCAAATCATTTTGCATATATGCATTTTCAGATTTGgtgcaaatatttttcaaattttgcagaATTTTTTCTATGTCAGTATTATCTACTtgaattctctattatttaaaaaagtttctatagTATTAACTTCATTCGATGTCttctcttttttaaaatttttattaattctaactcaataaattttcttattttcaagtACGTATTCTTATACTAAGGtttctaatatgaaaaacaatatttcggaaaatcaattcaaacttatctagaaataaattaattttatcaaaaatacgTGATACCATATAAATACTTGATAAGTTTTCATACATACCAATGACAGatcataaaaatgatttttttgtcaaaagtaTTTTCCTAGAGATAAGATTCTTGAAAATTGCAAATCATTGTAggaatttgattataaaattgcAAATCATTAGAAAGTGAatcacaataatatttttctacgtccgtcacaatattcacgttttttttttcattcatttgcattcataaagaatgtaatttctgaatcggtcaaaaagcaTGAAACCGTAGTTAGCAATAGAAGCaatattgtaaatgttcacgatcctatcaacaatccaataagtactaatacaccTATAGACGATggtatttctttgaactcgttaaatgttgccaattcaaatACCAATagtaattcaaattaataatgcttaCAGTTATACtgttaatattactattataaaataaaaattgataaaaggtttgtcgaatttatttaaatctacGGACGTGgagaaaattttgtatgaaactcgtgagtaaagttatattttttcacttacttgttacataaataactattttatataaagGCTACAAAAGTGTTGAAGGTACTTTCTGGAAATACCCTATAGAAAATTTGcccttttaattattttaattcatactaatattataaagaGAAAAGATCTGATTTTTCACTAATGAAAATCTATATTATCGACGAGTAATACGGACTATATTCAAGACTCTACTAAAGTACTAAAAAATCCTACAGTTGATCTGCCTGAATCTAAAAACTCAACAAGATTGCTAATCGGTCAAGAAAAACTCAGTTTTAACTCATCATTAAATGAAACACTACATGTTCATGATATAAGCTACAGAATTGAACACCCTAACGAAAAGAAATGAGAGGtgcaaaagaaaatttacgCAATCGTTGTCATGTTTAGTACCACTCGCATTTTTGgatttataaaagaaacaacgattttttagtaaattttgtttttatctaatATATTCAGTAGTACAAATAGTTTCAGAGCCTTATCctcttatttttttaactaagaAATAGATAGTAATCGTTTCTCTATCTTGTTCtgttgaaactaaaaaatattaagactTATTAGTACAAACAATTGGCACCTCTCGAAGAGGTCAGGTACAGATTCGACTGCCTTcctttggaaattatttacaatcctTTGGTTCGAAATGCGcatatgaattattttgtattttttataggtGGTAGATCCGGAAACTGAAGAAATTCTTGGTCCAAATCAACCAGGAGAACTACGAGTTAAAGCAAAAACCGTCATGAACGGTTACTACAATAGAGATTTTTCAAATAGGTAATTCTACCCAAACATCTAAATTGAAAATccaacaaatattatatttataaatttttaagataAGTTATATCTCTATAATCATTTCACATATAAAGAAGATAATGATTTAAATTAAACTTCTAATGATATTCCTATTGAATTCgcgcgcgtttctataaccaagtcaTCTTCAGAGATCTTCGTgtgaagaataattttataaaattcttgtttaaattccattctattttttcaagATACGACAAAGATAATTGGTTCCGAACTGGTGACGTTGTAATGTATGATGAAAACTGCTATTTCTACGTAGTAGATCGActgaaagaaatgttgaaatatagAGGGTGGCATATTCCGCCGGCCATTTTGGAGCTGGAATTATCACATCTTCCTGCAGTACGACAATCAGTAGTAATAGGTAATTTAACATCATTCTAATTCAAATAATAGGAAAGCTTGGAATATTCTTTAGCTTGGTATATGTCACAAAAGTTATATTTAGCTGATCTAATAAACGtgtagttttaaaattttgactACACGGTATTAAGTGGCATAAAATCTCGACCAACATACACTACTTTCTAAATATAACACACATTGTTTAATGTTGAATTTCTAGAAACTAATATATCTTTTATGAATTCTTCATTTGAAGGGCATAACTAAGCTAAACCTCGAAGGTTTATCTACAATAAATCTATACcgaatcaatataaatattttggagtCCCaagttttgaaattgaaatattttagtaaataaataatattcagctcCTTTTTCAATCAGAATAGCATGCATTTTTCACtttaaaacaaaacgaaaatagCGTAGGATATTAAAACGTACCTAACCTCGAAGTGAGTGAAAATAGGAATACAAATTGGGTTTATAACGATCACATTGAAGTCATGTGATGTTTTCCTTTAATTGTGAGGGTATTTTAGGTTAGAGGTTGTTCAAGAGAACTTCAGTTACCTGCTAGGTGTTACAAAGGGGGTTGCGAAACGGTGTGCGgaaaaaatgacataaaaaGTGGGCGAACTGcttaattttttcttgtgaCAACCATTTTTTCTACAAGTCGTATTTGCTTAGCCATTTTTTGACAACTAAAAGTCTTTTTGTTGATCCACAACTACTTCATTCGGCAGATTTAGCACTATGTGATTTTTGTCATAGAAAATGTTACCATTCCAGGCCACGAAAGAACATATAgaatagatttagaaaaaagCTTTCCCGAAATGCTTGCAATTATAATCAAAAGGTAGTACTAGAAAATTAagacaaattttttatcaattttttacttcgcctttaataaaataatttagttgaATATACCTcgtattgaattgaatttatactattttctatGCATATTTGTGTTCATGGGTGTGTGATTTGTTGACTCCGTATCTAGTTTTTCAGGCAAAACAGAAATTCTAGTATAAAATTGTCTTATTTCTCTTATAGGAAGGAAGCACGAAGAAGATGGAGACCACCCCATGGCACTAATAGTTTTAGAAGAAAGCTACAAAGGTAAAATaactgaagaagaaattgaaaaatacatagAGAGTAGGGTGCAAGATAAGCAGAGGCTGAGAGGAGGGATTATGTTTATCGACAGTATACCTTTAACTCCATCTGGCAAGGTGAAAAGAAAAGAGCTTAAAGTACTCGCGAACGAACATCACTGTTGGAAATATGCTAAAAGACCATCGATCTCGTAAAATAGGAATTACTGAGCAAACCATATTAAAACGATAAAAGTCACGAAGAATTTATATAGTTTTGGAGCTGAATAACGAGTATTTTACACTATATTTTATGATatgatattattttctatttatttattttaaatggacggtatgatatttttcttattacaatttatttaaacgaaACAATCAAACGAAAATAATGACAGTATAATAAAATGGTAAAAGTTAAAAAgaatatcaaatcaaaaaacaaGAACGAGAATGattgtttgtttgaatttttaaaatatttagttaaactTTGCTTTAcaatttattcattcaaatgGCAATTGATGAAAGAATTTGTAAAATACCATTCGatttgttacgtttttcttcaaacattttgaatattcctttattCACGTATTGtagcacagtagtcacttctgtttcaattatttgacattcgaattattgaagaaattaatttgttatcgacctcccacttcAGTCCTTGCCGTGTTGTATTCTCAATgctttttttatctttctttatgTAGGTTTGTGTAAACAGACATTTTTTTAGTCAAGTAAGAAATTGTATTAGTTTACATTAAGACACCACTCGCGAGGTTGTTCTAGTATAGTTAAAGGTCTCATATATTTATCGCActaatttttcatgaattttgtaaatagtttcCTTTCGTATCTTATCGTTAAGATGTTTagcatttcaatatttttctcagCATACCGTATATTTTGTGGAAGTGTTTAACATTTCATATCTTGATTAAGTTTACTGGTCCGACCTAATATTGGAACTGATCATTTTTCTGATTTACTAGATTTACGAGattaacatttatattattatattgataattacAAAGTTGTAGCAAAAAAAGCAGCTCTTGTTAACATCTATGcttttttcttcataatcttCCATTTAGATTCTCCAATTCTTGTTATTTTGGCGTCTTCATAGACTGGTGAGTTTACGAAAAAAAGAAGTTCCTTATTTCATTtgctagaataaataaatcagaagtggCTACTgggccacaatacgtgaacaaaggaatgtTTGAAGCCAAAAGTAACAAGCCGAATGAcatattacaaatttattcattaaaattgaaatttctgcaATAAAACAACGATTTTTTTGTAGTACCTACTTAGTAATTTTGTATCTTATATTAAACAATAGGAATATAGTCAATTAATGTGGTGCAAATATTATTtctcacgaaaaaaaaaaattagtgagtAAAATTATTCCAGTTATAACTACATAAAATATTGATGTATTAACGAGAATTTCGGATTATTTTGTTGAAAGATTAGGtgtgaattttgatttgatttttatttcatcaaatcaACTTGTAAACATACTCAATCTAAAGTAATATTGTTTGATAGAAAACAACTATGTGCCTGATTTTAGTAAACTTCCTTATTTTgacatatgaaaaaaataataaggagTTGAAACCTATTACTTATCGtttcttcatattaaaataatccgTAGACATGTGAATAACGCCGattttaacttttataaaatcgtAGCGATTATTTTTAAGATGTCGCAAAATCCTCACCTTACAAAATCTGTTAGAGGTagtataattttaatgaatcaaaatttattgatgCTATTAGCATAGTGAAATTTTTGAGCACCTCTTTTAAATAGTTGTTTcgataatttgaatttaacgattttttaaGTCATGactttttgtaatgaaatttgaGTAAGCAACTTCAATGTAATATCTTTTCGTTAGAAAATTGATCTTGTAAATTATTGTAAAGCATTTTAATAACACAAAcaacatagattcaaaattacacacatatatatatatatatatatatatatatatatatataattataaaaaaatttccttagTCCACCTCCTTTGGAGATATTACTTCCTACGAAGTAAGTTTGTTCTcctgaaattttgtaaattttgcgAATTTagtagttttcaaaattttctattaattagAAACGTTTACcttattcattattaatttacttggataaaataaaaattttattttaaatgcaatactttgagaataaaaacaatagataTCTTGCATGTTTTTTCTTATCTGATTCTATTGATTCTAGGAAAAAACTTCACTAAGATCATCAAGATTAAGAAatgtttctgaaaaaataagtacttatatttcataataaatagatctcgaaaaagatatttttctgcTAATTAAGGTAAGGGCTGATTATTTCACTCCCTTATAATGTAACAGGagctttaaaaaaatacatattataaTCATTGCTTATGCACGAAATATACAAAATGATCAGTCTCATTAATTTGAGAAAAAGCAAATTCCGATAATTAGCCTGTAGTGGGAATACtcttaatattatatttttttaagttatataTTGAAAGTAAAACAAAAGGGTCCCGTAATAATTACAATTCACCCTTTTTGTTATTAACTCCTACTTAAAtgaagttaatttgaaaatttgatctATACAAACATCCATGATAAAGGTAACCTCGTTTAGATAAAACTACTTTGCGGGCTTAATTACATaggaatttgataaaataaactaaaatactCGTTAAAATAAGCTCTAAATTTAATACTTAGTATGTTTCAAAGGATAAACGGAATCATCTGATGTACTTAAGATCTAGTCGGATTTATTAATGCAATTAGCAGTACctacataattttttgatttgatgttAATTTAATTGAACAATAATTTATGATGGAAATGAAACTAAGACTGATTCTGGAACCGCCTTTtacattcaataatttttaaatgtaattttcaaattatgtgaCGTCACACTAAGGAAAGGGGAGTCTCACAAATGTAACCAGCTGTGAAAAGGACGGAGGTAGGGgcaaaaaatcataaaattcgtgtgacgtaatttatgga
The window above is part of the Diorhabda sublineata isolate icDioSubl1.1 chromosome 3, icDioSubl1.1, whole genome shotgun sequence genome. Proteins encoded here:
- the LOC130441944 gene encoding luciferin 4-monooxygenase-like produces the protein MSNYWIEGNIIKTQDVNFSADHLGGIGNVFFQRMKQNGSKVAQIYAPTGEKDTFDSLLQRCIRTAIVLQKKGIKKGDIVTGCSDNHLDACVPIIASHMIGAIPCSLDPTLSNIELEKLISDVKPKIIFTVQSTLKEIRYFTKKLELKTEIVVFGPTEEFTAFSEFIEPQEEEHEFKPIFIKDPMETAAIYFSSGTSGFPKGICLNHYYYFHHSPLVPPAQNNDVDKLRQIYEMNIKKSGTSFLTYGSLYWNSSGAGLFLSAITGVTRLLCSTFDAKEFWYLVDKYRVSGVFLTPFQVTELVKCGKPEDASCDTLVRISTGGAALSKKYIFALQEILPETDIVPTYGQTEIGVLTSFQLHNKTQRELYKSNPDIVGLPMRGIWYKVVDPETEEILGPNQPGELRVKAKTVMNGYYNRDFSNRYDKDNWFRTGDVVMYDENCYFYVVDRLKEMLKYRGWHIPPAILELELSHLPAVRQSVVIGRKHEEDGDHPMALIVLEESYKGKITEEEIEKYIESRVQDKQRLRGGIMFIDSIPLTPSGKVKRKELKVLANEHHCWKYAKRPSIS